One window of the Triticum dicoccoides isolate Atlit2015 ecotype Zavitan chromosome 3B, WEW_v2.0, whole genome shotgun sequence genome contains the following:
- the LOC119277132 gene encoding tyrosine decarboxylase-like — MAPPSQCLDAMHGAAHNGTAPAVADTKPQCPTVLDADVFRRQGHQVIDFIAEYYGGMGDYPVHPSVTPGFLRNVLPAEAPSRPEPDAFGSALRDVRDLILPGMTHWQSPRHFAHFPASSSTVGALGEALIAGINVVPFTWAASPAATELEMVVVDWLGKALHLPESLLFAGGGGGTLLGTSCEAILCALVAARDKKLAEIGERRIGDLVVYCSDQTHFAFRKAARIAGILRDHCRAIQTCREDMFALSPTELQAAMQADVDAGLVPLFLCATVGTTQTTAVDPIGKLCTVAASHGVWVHVDAAYAGSALVCPEFHHVIDGVEAVDSFSMNTHKWLLANNDCCAMWVKRPCELIAALGTEQEYILKDAASEGHDVVDYKDWTMTLTRRFRALKMWLVLRCYGVDGLRDHIRSHVRMAEAFEDMVRADERFEVVTDRQFALVCFRLQSPEKFGGEKTANELNRGLLEEVNAVGPGPYMSSANVGGVYMLRCAVGSTLTEEHHVTDAWKVVQDRASVILRKMEIIYSVLG; from the coding sequence ATGGCTCCACCGTCGCAGTGCCTCGACGCCATGCACGGTGCGGCCCACAATGGCACCGCCCCGGCGGTGGCTGACACGAAGCCGCAGTGCCCCACCGTGCTCGACGCCGACGTGTTCCGGCGCCAGGGCCACCAGGTCATCGACTTCATCGCCGAGTACTACGGCGGCATGGGGGACTACCCCGTGCACCCCAGCGTCACGCCAGGATTCCTGCGCAATGTGCTCCCCGCGGAGGCGCCGTCCCGCCCGGAGCCCGACGCGTTCGGCTCGGCGCTGCGGGACGTCCGCGACCTCATCCTCCCGGGCATGACGCACTGGCAGAGCCCCCGCCACTTCGCGCACTTCCCGGCGTCCAGCAGCACCGTCGGGGCCCTCGGGGAGGCGCTCATTGCCGGCATCAACGTGGTGCCCTTCACGTGGGCCGCATCGCCGGCCGCCACCGAGCTGGAGATGGTGGTCGTCGACTGGCTCGGCAAGGCGCTGCATTTGCCGGAGAGCCTCCtgttcgccggcggcggcgggggcacgCTTCTCGGCACCTCGTGCGAGGCCATACTCTGCGCCCTCGTCGCCGCCAGGGACAAGAAGCTCGCCGAGATCGGGGAGAGGAGGATCGGCGACCTTGTCGTCTACTGCTCCGACCAGACCCATTTCGCCTTCCGTAAGGCTGCGCGCATCGCCGGGATCCTGCGAGACCACTGCCGCGCGATTCAAACGTGCCGTGAAGACATGTTCGCGCTCTCGCCCACGGAGCTGCAAGCCGCCATGCAGGCCGACGTGGACGCCGGGCTGGTGCCGCTGTTCCTATGCGCGACCGTCGGGACCACCCAGACGACCGCCGTTGACCCTATCGGTAAACTCTGCACCGTCGCGGCGTCCCACGGCGTCTGGGTCCACGTCGACGCGGCCTACGCCGGCTCGGCGCTGGTCTGCCCGGAGTTCCACCACGTGATCGACGGCGTGGAGGCCGTCGACTCGTTCAGCATGAACACCCACAAGTGGCTCCTGGCGAACAACGACTGCTGCGCGATGTGGGTGAAGAGGCCGTGCGAGCTCATCGCGGCGCTGGGCACGGAGCAGGAGTACATCCTCAAGGACGCGGCGTCGGAGGGGCACGACGTGGTGGACTACAAGGACTGGACCATGACGCTGACCCGCCGGTTCCGCGCGCTCAAGATGTGGCTCGTGCTCCGCTGCTACGGCGTCGACGGCCTGCGCGACCACATCCGCTCCCACGTGCGCATGGCCGAGGCGTTCGAGGACATGGTGCGGGCCGACGAGAGGTTCGAGGTGGTGACGGACAGGCAGTTCGCGCTGGTGTGCTTCCGGCTCCAGTCGCCGGAGAAGTTCGGCGGCGAGAAGACGGCCAACGAGCTCAACCGGGGCCTCCTCGAGGAGGTGAACGCGGTCGGCCCGGGCCCGTACATGAGCTCAGCGAACGTAGGCGGCGTCTACATGCTCAGGTGCGCCGTCGGGAGCACGCTCACGGAGGAGCACCACGTCACTGATGCATGGAAGGTGGTCCAGGATCGGGCCTCGGTAATCCTCCGGAAAATGGAAATTATCTACAGCGTGCTTGGTTAA